One part of the Bacteroidetes bacterium SB0662_bin_6 genome encodes these proteins:
- a CDS encoding electron transfer flavoprotein subunit alpha/FixB family protein: MARLLTFAEIRAGRITRLSLEALSRCREIAGKRHGSTVAAAVMSDNPGAYFEELARYGVEEVFAVTDTAFASPPGMPLSAPLTAALAGIIGQAAPDVVVLPSEESVKEILGALAVRISAPALPDVSGFDVLDGAVTAQRPVFTAGFIAHVRAEGSPVLVSLRAGSYAASEKSEPSSQHVRNVPFAFDEKVSGKTLREVVKAASGGIDLSEASVVVAAGRGVRDKEGKRLVEELAALLGAAIGASRGAIEAGLFPPSSLIGQTGKTVSPDVYIAVGISGALQHVAGMSGSRAVIAINKDADAPVFRHATYGITGDLYEVLPAFIEALKKKSSTAN; the protein is encoded by the coding sequence ATGGCGCGCCTGCTCACCTTTGCTGAAATCCGCGCCGGCCGCATCACGCGCCTGTCGCTGGAAGCGCTCTCGCGCTGCCGGGAAATCGCCGGGAAACGTCATGGAAGTACGGTAGCTGCTGCCGTCATGTCCGATAATCCCGGTGCGTATTTCGAGGAATTGGCCCGTTACGGAGTAGAGGAGGTGTTCGCCGTAACCGATACGGCATTTGCATCTCCACCCGGAATGCCCCTGAGTGCGCCTCTGACCGCGGCGCTCGCCGGCATTATCGGACAGGCTGCCCCTGATGTGGTCGTGCTTCCTTCCGAGGAAAGCGTGAAGGAAATCCTGGGGGCGCTGGCTGTACGGATTTCTGCACCGGCGCTTCCTGATGTATCCGGCTTCGACGTACTTGATGGTGCGGTTACGGCGCAACGCCCCGTATTCACCGCCGGTTTCATAGCTCATGTTCGGGCAGAAGGCAGCCCCGTGCTGGTATCGCTGCGGGCCGGTTCGTACGCCGCCTCCGAGAAGTCTGAGCCCTCCTCCCAGCACGTCCGGAATGTCCCGTTCGCATTCGATGAGAAGGTTTCCGGGAAAACATTACGCGAGGTAGTAAAAGCAGCTTCCGGGGGGATTGACTTGTCGGAAGCATCCGTGGTGGTGGCCGCGGGGCGCGGGGTGCGCGACAAGGAAGGCAAACGGCTGGTCGAAGAACTTGCGGCGCTTTTGGGAGCAGCAATCGGCGCGTCGCGAGGCGCCATCGAGGCCGGACTTTTTCCACCCTCGTCCCTGATCGGACAAACCGGAAAAACCGTTTCTCCGGACGTGTACATTGCGGTTGGCATCTCAGGAGCCCTGCAACATGTGGCAGGGATGTCCGGCAGCCGAGCCGTGATCGCCATTAACAAGGACGCCGACGCACCCGTTTTTCGTCATGCGACCTATGGAATTACAGGTGATCTGTATGAGGTACTGCCCGCCTTTATCGAGGCACTGAAGAAAAAATCCTCAACGGCCAACTAG
- a CDS encoding electron transfer flavoprotein subunit beta/FixA family protein produces the protein MVGLCQGLHEQAWYEHGAIRVVHGFIGQKIADMKFIVCVKQVPDVTSPLRLQEGRIDTSAGRMVLNAYDASAAEGAIAFTEKYGGEVHAVLIGPPEAQEALRKVLAMGAASAVHIQVKDRATPPEAVPDTLPDAQACARLLADHFSKETFDVIACGKQAQDTDAGLTPAMLAELLGLPFIGNVIALERDGDERGGKGLLVTRQGDANQEITRIETPCIVSCSNNMCDPRIPNIKGIMGARKKPIDVKIVSLPAGIPRVQVQRYDAMPGRPEVRMLEEGWDEAIEVLVPFVKSGPPAA, from the coding sequence ATGGTCGGGTTGTGTCAGGGGCTGCATGAACAGGCATGGTACGAACACGGGGCCATTCGTGTCGTTCATGGTTTTATTGGTCAAAAGATAGCGGATATGAAGTTTATTGTTTGCGTCAAACAGGTGCCCGATGTGACGTCCCCACTGCGCCTGCAGGAAGGGCGCATCGATACGAGCGCCGGACGCATGGTGCTGAATGCGTATGACGCCTCGGCGGCGGAAGGCGCCATCGCCTTTACCGAAAAATACGGCGGCGAAGTACACGCCGTGTTGATAGGTCCGCCCGAGGCGCAGGAAGCGTTGCGCAAGGTGCTTGCGATGGGAGCCGCATCCGCAGTGCATATCCAGGTCAAGGACCGTGCGACGCCCCCCGAGGCTGTGCCGGACACCCTTCCTGACGCACAGGCCTGTGCACGGCTTCTTGCGGACCACTTCAGTAAGGAGACGTTCGACGTCATCGCGTGCGGCAAGCAGGCGCAGGACACCGATGCAGGGTTGACCCCCGCCATGCTCGCCGAATTACTGGGGCTTCCCTTCATCGGAAATGTCATTGCGCTGGAGAGGGACGGAGATGAACGCGGCGGAAAAGGTCTCCTTGTAACCAGGCAAGGAGACGCAAACCAGGAAATTACGCGTATAGAGACGCCCTGCATAGTGTCCTGCTCCAACAATATGTGTGATCCGCGCATTCCGAATATAAAGGGAATCATGGGAGCGCGGAAGAAGCCGATCGATGTAAAAATTGTCTCGCTGCCTGCCGGAATCCCCCGAGTGCAGGTGCAGCGCTACGACGCGATGCCCGGTCGCCCGGAGGTCCGCATGCTGGAAGAAGGGTGGGATGAAGCAATCGAGGTCCTTGTACCTTTCGTAAAAAGCGGCCCGCCCGCAGCATAA
- the hemW gene encoding radical SAM family heme chaperone HemW yields MASLYLHIPFCTQRCIYCDFYFTTTRSSRTPFLKAMHTELAHYAAEYAWREPIETIYFGGGTPSLLPARDLADLLDTIRRSFQTSDVCETTLEMNPDDAEPDYLRALRSLGFDRLSIGVQSFYETDLTFLNRSHTPEQAVQAIEQAQEAGFDNLSVDLIFGIPDQPEEYWYANVQKLSRLGVPHLSTYGLTIEERTPLYKMVTQGRVMPAPEEEFAARYRFTMDFMRERGYEHYEISSFALPGMRSRHNEIYWRHANYLGFGPSAHSFWWDGRSEAGGGSGSAEQTGTDGEEAGNGAVQTGTENGSARQPVTGARRWYNEANLRKYEALVQQRVPPVGGEDALSLEMLANEYIFLRLRTSDGLDVHRLKRIYGMDLLSGKPDLLTALEAEGYIEWSGNGYLCLTDAGKLVCDSVVEGLVG; encoded by the coding sequence GTGGCGTCTTTATACCTCCATATCCCTTTCTGCACGCAACGCTGCATCTACTGCGATTTCTATTTTACGACGACGCGATCGTCCCGGACGCCTTTTCTGAAGGCCATGCATACCGAACTGGCGCATTATGCGGCGGAATATGCCTGGCGCGAACCCATCGAAACCATTTATTTCGGAGGCGGCACCCCGTCGCTTCTGCCCGCCCGCGATCTGGCCGATTTGCTGGATACGATTCGCCGTTCTTTCCAAACCAGTGATGTGTGCGAAACGACGCTGGAGATGAATCCCGACGATGCGGAGCCCGACTATCTGCGGGCGCTCCGTTCCCTCGGGTTCGACCGGCTGAGCATCGGCGTACAATCTTTTTACGAGACGGATCTGACGTTCCTGAACCGGAGTCATACCCCGGAACAGGCCGTACAGGCTATAGAACAGGCGCAGGAGGCGGGTTTCGACAATCTGTCCGTCGATCTGATTTTCGGTATCCCCGACCAGCCGGAGGAATACTGGTACGCCAATGTACAGAAACTGAGCCGGCTGGGCGTACCGCATCTCTCCACGTACGGGCTCACCATAGAGGAACGCACGCCGCTTTACAAGATGGTGACGCAGGGGCGCGTGATGCCTGCTCCGGAGGAGGAATTCGCGGCGCGATACCGGTTCACGATGGATTTTATGCGGGAGCGCGGCTATGAGCACTACGAAATATCGAGCTTTGCCCTGCCGGGCATGCGATCCCGTCACAACGAGATATACTGGCGGCACGCCAATTATCTCGGATTCGGTCCGTCCGCCCATTCGTTCTGGTGGGATGGACGGAGTGAAGCAGGCGGGGGATCAGGGTCTGCGGAACAGACCGGGACGGATGGAGAGGAAGCGGGTAATGGAGCGGTCCAAACGGGTACGGAGAACGGATCGGCCCGCCAACCTGTTACGGGCGCCCGCCGGTGGTACAACGAGGCCAACCTGCGAAAGTACGAAGCGCTTGTGCAGCAGCGCGTACCTCCTGTAGGGGGCGAGGATGCCCTGTCGCTGGAAATGCTGGCGAACGAGTATATCTTTCTGCGGCTGCGTACCTCGGACGGGCTGGACGTACACCGGCTGAAACGGATATACGGTATGGATCTTTTATCCGGAAAGCCTGACCTGCTGACCGCGCTTGAGGCTGAAGGCTATATCGAGTGGTCCGGGAACGGCTATCTCTGCCTCACGGATGCAGGGAAACTGGTGTGCGATTCGGTGGTGGAGGGGTTGGTGGGGTGA